A genomic stretch from Octopus sinensis linkage group LG14, ASM634580v1, whole genome shotgun sequence includes:
- the LOC115219265 gene encoding transmembrane protein 128 isoform X1: MTDNLEPVSADLYRRRVQNGDLRKLSGVDWSRGSLASQFLPEEAQRQLDEKYKESTEKKSPYSIWNVMWLLTAMATFYYTDFYPALLYDTRINRFWLNLGALLIGVNITIGAFLILWTSCIKKISSDEWERQYPAAIPTATASFILGAVCVTIGLWPVWSILTPLILFLIFMGFVVVVAVIPNF, encoded by the exons ATGACTGACAACCTGGAACCTGTATCTGCAGATTTGTATCGTCGTCGTGTCCAGAATGGCGATCTTCGTAAACTTTCTGGGGTTGATTGGAGTCGAG GTTCCCTGGCTTCACAGTTCCTACCTGAAGAGGCACAGAGACAATTAGATGAAAAGTATAAAGAGAGCACAGAGAAAAAATCTCCATATTCCATCTGGAATGTTATGTGGTTGCTTACAGCTATGGCAACATTTTACTACACTGACTTCTATCCAGCATTACTCTATGACACACGGATAAACAG ATTCTGGCTCAATCTTGGTGCTTTACTTATTGGGGTGAATATTACAATTGGTGCCTTCCTCATCTTATGGACTAGTTGCATCAAGAAGATATCATCCGATGAATGGGAAAGACAGTACCCAGCTGCTATTCCAACTGCTACAGCTTCCTTTATCCTTGGAGCTGTATG TGTCACAATTGGTCTTTGGCCAGTTTGGAGCATCCTTACTCCATTGATCCTCTTCCTCATTTTCATGGgatttgtagttgttgttgccgtGATACCAAATTTCTAA
- the LOC115219265 gene encoding transmembrane protein 128 isoform X2, with amino-acid sequence MTDNLEPVSADLYRRRVQNGDLRKLSGVDWSRGSLASQFLPEEAQRQLDEKYKESTEKKSPYSIWNVMWLLTAMATFYYTDFYPALLYDTRINRFWLNLGALLIGVNITIGAFLILWTSCIKKISSDEWERQYPAAIPTATASFILGAVWYKL; translated from the exons ATGACTGACAACCTGGAACCTGTATCTGCAGATTTGTATCGTCGTCGTGTCCAGAATGGCGATCTTCGTAAACTTTCTGGGGTTGATTGGAGTCGAG GTTCCCTGGCTTCACAGTTCCTACCTGAAGAGGCACAGAGACAATTAGATGAAAAGTATAAAGAGAGCACAGAGAAAAAATCTCCATATTCCATCTGGAATGTTATGTGGTTGCTTACAGCTATGGCAACATTTTACTACACTGACTTCTATCCAGCATTACTCTATGACACACGGATAAACAG ATTCTGGCTCAATCTTGGTGCTTTACTTATTGGGGTGAATATTACAATTGGTGCCTTCCTCATCTTATGGACTAGTTGCATCAAGAAGATATCATCCGATGAATGGGAAAGACAGTACCCAGCTGCTATTCCAACTGCTACAGCTTCCTTTATCCTTGGAGCTGTATG GTACAAACTGTAG